One Pectobacterium polaris DNA window includes the following coding sequences:
- the dppA gene encoding dipeptide ABC transporter periplasmic-binding protein DppA — protein sequence MEKSLVKSRVLKFGLGLLAMSVAAGVQAKTLVYCSEGSPEGFNPQLFTSGTTFDASSIPIYNRLVEFKDGTTDTGPGLAEKWDISEDGKTYTFHLRKGVKWQDSKDFKPSREFNADDVIFSFMRQQDANNPYHKVSGGSYEYYQGMGMPELVSKIEKVDDHTVRFVLNRPEAPFLANLAMDFASILSAEYADNMLKAGTPEKIDLNPIGTGPFQLQQYQKDSRILYKAFDGFWGTKPGIDRLVFSITPDASVRYAKLQKDECQIMPYPNPADLARMKEDKNITLMEQPGLNVGYLSYNVEKKPLDNVKIRQALNYAVNKSAIIDAVYQGAGQAATNLIPPTMWGYNNDVKDYSYDPEKAKALLKEAGMADGFSIDLWAMPVQRPYNPNARRMAEMIQSDWAKVGVKAKIVTYEWGEYLKRAKDGEHQTVLMGWTGDNGDPDNFFATLFSCDAAKNGSNYSKWCYKPFEDLIQPARAISDHEKRIELYKQAQVVMHDQAPALIVAHSTVYEPVRKNVKGYVVQPRGVHSFNNVTLD from the coding sequence ATGGAAAAATCCCTGGTTAAATCAAGGGTGTTGAAGTTCGGCCTTGGCTTGCTCGCCATGTCCGTCGCTGCAGGCGTTCAGGCAAAGACGCTGGTGTACTGTTCAGAAGGCTCCCCAGAAGGTTTTAACCCGCAGCTGTTCACCTCCGGTACCACGTTTGATGCCAGCTCTATTCCTATTTATAACCGCCTGGTGGAATTTAAAGACGGCACCACGGACACCGGTCCGGGTCTGGCTGAAAAATGGGATATTAGCGAAGACGGCAAAACCTATACTTTCCATTTGCGCAAAGGCGTGAAATGGCAAGACAGCAAGGATTTCAAACCTTCTCGTGAATTCAATGCCGATGACGTGATTTTCTCCTTCATGCGTCAGCAGGATGCCAACAATCCGTACCACAAAGTATCTGGCGGCAGCTATGAATACTATCAAGGTATGGGTATGCCAGAACTGGTCAGCAAAATCGAGAAAGTAGACGATCATACCGTCCGCTTTGTGCTGAACCGCCCTGAAGCGCCGTTCCTGGCAAACCTGGCGATGGACTTCGCTTCCATCCTGTCCGCGGAATACGCGGATAATATGCTGAAAGCTGGTACACCAGAGAAGATTGACCTGAACCCAATCGGTACAGGCCCATTCCAGCTGCAGCAGTACCAGAAAGATTCCCGTATTCTGTACAAAGCCTTTGACGGCTTCTGGGGCACCAAGCCGGGCATTGACCGTCTGGTCTTCTCCATTACGCCAGATGCGTCTGTGCGTTACGCCAAGCTGCAAAAAGACGAATGCCAGATCATGCCGTATCCAAACCCGGCCGATCTTGCTCGCATGAAAGAAGACAAGAACATCACGTTGATGGAACAGCCTGGCCTGAACGTCGGCTACCTGTCTTACAACGTTGAGAAAAAGCCGCTGGATAACGTCAAGATTCGCCAGGCGCTGAACTATGCGGTGAACAAGTCTGCCATCATCGATGCGGTCTATCAGGGCGCCGGCCAAGCCGCAACCAACCTGATCCCGCCGACCATGTGGGGCTACAACAACGACGTTAAAGACTACAGCTACGATCCTGAAAAAGCGAAAGCACTGCTGAAAGAAGCGGGTATGGCTGACGGTTTCTCTATCGACCTGTGGGCAATGCCAGTACAGCGTCCGTACAACCCGAACGCCCGTCGTATGGCGGAAATGATTCAGTCCGACTGGGCGAAAGTTGGCGTGAAAGCCAAGATCGTCACCTACGAGTGGGGCGAGTATCTGAAGCGTGCGAAAGACGGCGAGCACCAGACCGTGCTGATGGGCTGGACTGGCGACAATGGGGATCCAGATAACTTCTTCGCGACCCTGTTCAGCTGCGATGCTGCTAAAAATGGTTCCAACTACTCCAAGTGGTGCTACAAGCCGTTTGAAGATTTGATCCAACCGGCGCGTGCCATTTCCGATCACGAAAAACGTATTGAGCTGTACAAACAAGCGCAGGTTGTGATGCACGATCAGGCTCCGGCGCTGATTGTCGCGCACTCCACCGTGTACGAGCCAGTGCGTAAAAACGTGAAAGGTTATGTGGTTCAGCCACGTGGCGTGCATAGCTTCAACAACGTGACGTTGGATTAA
- the dppB gene encoding dipeptide ABC transporter permease DppB, translating into MLQFILRRLGLVIPTFIGITLLTFAFVHMIPGDPVMIMAGERGISAERHAQLLAEMGLDKPLWQQYLHYIGGVMQGDLGISLKSRIPVWEEFVPRFKATLELGICAMMFAIAVGIPVGVLAAVKRGSIFDHTSVGLALTGYSMPIFWWGMMLIMLVSVQLDLTPVSGRISDTIFLDDSMPLTGFMLIDTLFWGEEGDFIDAVEHMILPAIVLGTIPLAVIVRMTRSAMLEVLGEDYIRTARAKGLSRLRVIVVHALRNAMLPVVTVIGLQVGTMLAGAILTETIFSWPGLGRWLIDALQRRDYPVVQGGVLLVATMIILVNLLVDVLYGVVNPRIRHKK; encoded by the coding sequence ATGTTGCAGTTCATACTCCGGCGTTTGGGGTTAGTTATCCCAACGTTTATTGGTATCACCCTATTAACCTTCGCATTCGTACACATGATTCCGGGCGACCCGGTGATGATCATGGCGGGGGAGCGGGGCATCTCCGCCGAGCGTCATGCGCAATTGCTGGCTGAAATGGGGCTGGATAAGCCGCTTTGGCAGCAATACCTCCACTATATTGGCGGTGTGATGCAGGGCGATCTGGGGATCTCCCTCAAGAGTCGTATCCCCGTGTGGGAAGAATTTGTGCCTCGCTTCAAAGCGACGCTGGAACTGGGTATCTGCGCGATGATGTTTGCTATCGCAGTGGGGATTCCGGTTGGTGTGCTGGCTGCGGTTAAACGCGGTTCCATTTTCGATCATACCTCTGTTGGCTTGGCGCTGACGGGCTATTCCATGCCTATCTTCTGGTGGGGCATGATGCTGATTATGCTGGTCTCCGTTCAACTTGACCTTACCCCCGTTTCGGGACGCATCAGCGATACGATTTTCCTTGATGACAGCATGCCGCTAACCGGCTTTATGCTGATCGATACCCTGTTCTGGGGCGAGGAAGGCGACTTTATCGACGCGGTTGAACACATGATCCTGCCTGCCATCGTGCTGGGCACCATTCCACTGGCGGTGATTGTGCGTATGACGCGCTCCGCGATGCTGGAAGTGCTGGGTGAGGACTACATCCGCACCGCGCGCGCCAAAGGGCTGAGCCGTCTGCGTGTGATTGTCGTGCACGCTTTGCGTAATGCGATGCTGCCAGTGGTAACGGTAATCGGTTTACAGGTCGGCACCATGCTGGCTGGGGCGATCCTGACGGAAACCATTTTCTCCTGGCCGGGGCTGGGACGGTGGTTGATCGATGCGTTGCAGCGTCGTGACTATCCGGTGGTTCAGGGCGGCGTACTGCTGGTGGCAACCATGATCATTCTGGTGAACCTGCTGGTAGATGTGCTCTACGGTGTGGTTAACCCACGCATCCGTCACAAGAAATAA
- the dppC gene encoding dipeptide ABC transporter permease DppC — translation MTHVTEPVVNSAPKPMTPLQEFWHYFKRNKGAVVGMVYVVLMLIIAIGANVLAPHAPAEQFRDALLRPPVWQEGGSWQFILGTDDVGRDVLSRLMYGARLSLLVGCLVVALSLVLGVIFGLLAGYFGGVVDALIMRIVDIMLALPSLLLALVLVAVFGPSIVNASLALTFVALPHYVRLTRAAVLVEVNRDYVTASRVAGASSARQMFVNILPNCLAPLIVQASLGFSNAILDMAALGFLGMGAQPPTPEWGTMLSDVLQFAQSAWWVVTFPGVAILLTVLAFNLMGDGLRDALDPKLKQ, via the coding sequence ATGACACACGTCACTGAACCTGTTGTAAATAGCGCACCGAAGCCGATGACCCCGCTACAGGAATTCTGGCACTATTTTAAACGTAACAAAGGCGCGGTTGTTGGCATGGTGTATGTCGTGCTGATGCTGATTATCGCCATTGGCGCCAACGTGTTGGCACCGCATGCGCCCGCTGAGCAGTTCCGCGATGCGCTGCTTCGTCCACCGGTCTGGCAAGAAGGCGGAAGCTGGCAGTTTATTCTGGGAACAGATGACGTCGGGCGTGATGTCCTGTCCCGTCTGATGTACGGCGCACGCCTGTCGCTGCTGGTCGGCTGTCTGGTGGTGGCGCTGTCGCTGGTGCTGGGCGTGATCTTCGGTCTGCTGGCTGGGTATTTCGGCGGTGTGGTCGATGCGCTCATCATGCGTATCGTCGATATCATGCTGGCGCTGCCGAGCCTGCTGTTGGCGCTGGTGCTGGTGGCCGTCTTCGGGCCTTCGATTGTGAACGCCTCGCTGGCGCTGACCTTCGTGGCATTGCCGCACTATGTCCGTTTGACCCGTGCGGCGGTGCTGGTGGAAGTCAATCGCGACTACGTCACGGCTTCACGCGTGGCGGGAGCCAGTTCGGCACGCCAGATGTTCGTCAACATTCTTCCGAACTGCCTGGCACCGTTGATTGTGCAGGCTTCTCTCGGCTTTTCTAACGCCATTCTTGATATGGCTGCTTTGGGTTTCCTCGGTATGGGCGCACAGCCGCCAACGCCAGAGTGGGGCACCATGCTGTCGGACGTTTTGCAGTTTGCGCAAAGCGCCTGGTGGGTGGTGACGTTCCCCGGCGTAGCAATCTTACTGACGGTATTGGCGTTTAACCTGATGGGGGACGGCTTGCGTGACGCTCTCGACCCCAAACTCAAGCAGTAG